A single genomic interval of Microbacterium sp. LWO14-1.2 harbors:
- a CDS encoding SDR family oxidoreductase, whose product MAENTTDPRSEHREEGFPGQEQDQPGLTEHTRPDPDHGEDTYIGHGRLGGRRALITGGDSGIGRAVAIAYAREGADVAIVHMPEEQQDADDTLALVRAEGRQGLSLAGDVRDEAFATEIVDRTRSALGGLDILVLNAAYQHDIESFDSLSTERMRRVFDTNLIGMLYTARAAYPDLAPGSSIIVTASVQAYQPSPGLIDYAMTKAAQVAFVKALAEEAGERGIRVNAVAPGPIWTPLIPATGWDEERLNTFGDDTPLGRAGQPAELAGAYVYLASGDASYTSGAVLPVTGGKHL is encoded by the coding sequence ATGGCCGAGAACACCACCGACCCCCGCAGCGAGCACCGCGAAGAAGGATTCCCCGGGCAGGAGCAGGATCAGCCCGGACTCACCGAGCACACCCGCCCCGACCCCGACCACGGTGAGGACACCTACATCGGTCACGGCCGCCTCGGCGGTCGGCGCGCGCTCATCACGGGTGGCGATTCGGGCATCGGCCGCGCGGTCGCCATCGCCTACGCGCGAGAGGGCGCCGACGTCGCGATCGTGCACATGCCCGAGGAGCAGCAGGATGCCGACGACACCCTCGCGCTCGTGCGAGCGGAAGGACGCCAGGGGCTGAGCCTCGCCGGCGACGTGCGCGACGAGGCGTTCGCGACTGAGATCGTCGACCGCACCAGGAGCGCTCTCGGCGGCCTCGACATCCTCGTGCTCAACGCCGCGTACCAGCACGACATCGAGAGCTTCGACAGCCTCAGCACCGAGCGCATGCGGCGCGTGTTCGACACGAACCTGATCGGGATGCTGTACACCGCGCGCGCCGCCTACCCCGACCTCGCGCCGGGATCGAGCATCATCGTCACGGCCTCCGTGCAGGCGTACCAGCCGTCTCCCGGTCTCATCGACTACGCCATGACGAAGGCCGCGCAGGTCGCGTTCGTGAAGGCGCTCGCCGAGGAGGCGGGTGAACGCGGAATCCGTGTCAACGCCGTCGCGCCTGGCCCGATATGGACGCCGCTCATCCCGGCGACGGGGTGGGACGAGGAGCGCCTCAACACGTTCGGCGACGACACCCCGCTCGGCCGCGCGGGTCAGCCGGCCGAGCTCGCCGGCGCCTACGTGTACCTCGCATCGGGCGACGCGTCGTACACGTCGGGAGCCGTGCTCCCCGTCACCGGAGGCAAGCACCTCTGA
- a CDS encoding ATP-dependent DNA ligase: MGKFIYEGSVKSEIEDRALTHLQLVITAKLRRAEPFPFSWREDASVGGGRTTVWMQPGSSLVFKYFGSRQPTINRAWIEALAFTANSPGGLYLVPEPQDGPGTPGSTGEVAAAPPV; encoded by the coding sequence ATGGGAAAGTTCATCTACGAAGGCAGCGTCAAGAGCGAGATCGAGGACCGGGCGCTCACGCACCTGCAGCTCGTGATCACGGCGAAGCTCCGTCGGGCCGAGCCGTTCCCGTTCAGCTGGCGCGAGGACGCGAGCGTCGGCGGCGGACGCACGACCGTGTGGATGCAGCCGGGCAGCTCCCTCGTCTTCAAGTACTTCGGCAGCCGCCAGCCGACGATCAACCGCGCGTGGATCGAGGCGCTGGCTTTCACCGCGAACTCGCCGGGTGGCCTCTACCTCGTCCCCGAGCCGCAGGACGGCCCCGGGACGCCCGGTTCGACGGGAGAGGTCGCCGCCGCGCCTCCCGTGTGA